The following DNA comes from Bacteroidia bacterium.
TATGAATCAATTGCCTAGGGCAGCTGCATACGTAAAGGAAGCCCTGACTTATTATAATAAGAGCGGCGAGAAACAAGGACAGGTAAGTGCTATGAACCTGCTTGCACAGGTATATATCGCAGGCAAAGATCGCGGCAGCGCCGAACAACTTCTGAACCAGTCCCTGAAGATCTGTAAGGAGGTAGGATTAATGGATCATCTGGAAACCGTTTATTTTCATTTGTATACCATTGCAAAAGAGCGGAACGATTCTAAAACAGCACTCACCTGGTTCAAGCTTCACTGCCATCTTAAAGACTCTTTGCTCAACAGTAACAATTCCAATTCCATTACAGAGCTGCAGGCAAGATTTGAGACGGAGAAAAAAGAAAAACAGATCCTGCTTTTAGAAAAGGAGCAGACACTGCTTGGTACTCAATTGGAAGAACAAAAAAGTTCACTGATCACAACCAACATCACACTTCTGGCTCTGGGCCTCCTGATTGCGTTGAGTGCCCTTCTGGTAGCAGTAGTAATACGTACACTGAAACGAAGAAAAAAGATCAACGAAGAACTTACGCACTTAAATATTTCCATTCTTTCCAAAAAAGAAGTGATTGAACAACACAACGAGGAAATTCAGCGTAATTTGGTTCTCGCCGGTGAGATCCAGGCCGGCATCCTCCCCCGCACGGACGTATTACAAAAACACCTGAAGGAGTATTTTCTGCTCTTTCAGCCCAAAGAAGCTGTAAGCGGCGATTTCTACTGGGTGAAAGAGGTTACCGATGGTATTCTTGCGGCTGTGGTAGACTGCACCGGTCATGGAGTTCCGGGAGCATATATGTCGGTTATGGCCTATGAGTTTCTGGAGGATATTTGCAGAAAAAATAATAACCTATCCCCGGCCGGTATCCTGAATGCTTTAAACAAGAGGTTGTTTGAACAGCAAAAGGAAAGCAGTTTTTCGGAAAACCCCGGGCTGGACATAGGTATTGTTCTTATTCGTCCGGGAAGAAAAGAAATTATCTACAGCGGCAGCCGGCAGCCCCTTTGGCACCTAAAACAAGGAAGTACAGAACTGAAAGAGGTGAAGGCAGACAAGAAGTTTATGGGACTACATCCCGACACGAATTTCAGCGAAATACTAATTAAAACCGAATCGGGCGATGTATTGTATCTGTTCTCTGACGGATACGCAGATCAGATTGGTGAACAGAGTAAAAAAAAGATGCTGGCACAGGTGTTCAGAGAGAAGATAATCCAGGGCGCGGGAGAGTTGGCGGATATGAAATGGCAGGAAAAATTACTTGCTGAGTTCTTTGAACAATGGAAAGGAAACAGGGAGCAGGTAGATGATGTAACTATTTTAGGAATTCGTCTGTGAAAAAACTATTTCTTTTTCTTCTGTGCGTTTCAATCTCATCTCTGTGGGCAGGGGAAAGTATTGTCGATTCATTACTGAGAGTCATTCCTCAAACTGCGAATACACAAAAAGTAGATTTGATTGCTGATCTCGTATACGAATACGAAAATCTTGGAAACTACAGTGAGGCGGTGCGAATGGGAGACTGGGGTCTCCGGCTGGCCGATTCACTCGGGTATGCACCCGGAAAAGGAATGCTGTATAACCATCTCGGAGCTGTATATAAAGCCAGAGGGGACTTTCAAAAAGCGCTGAAATATTTTCAAAATGCCGAACGCATACTTACTGAAATCAGGAGTGAGAGAGGCCTCGCCTCTTTACGTCTGAACCTCGGTAATCTGTATAATTCCCTGGGGAAAAAAGATAAAGCAGAAGCGTATTACCTAAAATCACTGGAATTTGGAAAAAAGGCAAATGATCCCCGGATAATGGCAGTGTGCTATTCCAATATTGGTGCCCTGAAGCACATGGCAAATAAGCTCAATGAAGCTGAATATTTTTATAACCTTTCGTTAAAATTAAAAGAATCAATAGGCGATTCGGCCGGAGCGGCAACATTGTACAACAATTTAGGAATTGTTTATTTCGATAAGGGGGATTTTAAAAAAGCGGAATCGTACTACCAAAAATACTATAATCTGGCCGTTCAATTCGGGATGAAGATTGATGCCGTAACTGGCAAACTCAATCTCGGCGAGATTTATACATATCTCGGAAAATTCGATGAAGGAATTCGTATTCTGGAAGAAGGACTGCAGGATGCCGTTAACTTACATGCCCGGGAGCTTGAACAAGCGGCCTATGAAACGTTACAGATTGTCTGGGAACAAAAGGAAAATGCCGGCAAAGCACTGTTCTATGCTGAACAATTACGTAATCTGAAAGATTCCCTGCTCAACGAAGAAAACGCTCAGACCATGGCCGAACTGGAAACCCTGTTCGAGACGGAGAAAAAAGAGCAGGAGATTAACCTGCTGACCAAAGAAAACACCATCCGTGATCTGGAATCTAAAAAAGCAGATGCCGAACTGACCCGAAAGAACACCTTGAAGTATGGTTCTATCGCCGGTGTTGTGCTGCTTTTCTCTTTGCTTTTCTTCTTCCTGAAAAGTTCAGCGGATCAAAAAAAGAGCAATCAGCTGATGGAAGAGAAAAATAAAGAGCTGGAATTCCAGAACACAATCCTGGAACAGAAAAACGCGCTGATACACGACAGCATAGAGTATGCAGGGATCATTCAACGAACGCTTTTCCCATCTGATGAAGTGCTTCTGAAAGAATTTGGCGGCATTCGCCTGGAAAGAAAACCCGATCAGCCGATCGCGAACTATGCCTGCGCCATTGAACGTACAAACACCTCGCCGGTTCTCTTCTTTGTGCAAAGTCATTTACACGGCGTGTCGGGATCTCTGCACGCCTTGAGGGTGTATCACGAACTGCGCAACTATTGCTTTACAAATCTGACATTCGATCCGAAAAAAGTGATGGATTATATTCGAAAGCACGGTTCCGCTCAATGGAAAGCCGTGGCGGCGTATAAGCAATCTGGATCGCCTGAATTGAGATTAAAGGGCCACCAAGACTTAGAGGATAAATTGCGGACATTGTAATATATTGATTTTCAATATACTTGCCTACCTGTTGACTAATCCGTACCTTTGTACTCTTCCCCTATGAGCGACGAGATCAAACACGAGTGCGGGATTGCGGTGATACGGTTGCTCAAACCCCTGCACTATTACCAGGAAAAATACGGAACCCCGTTCTATGGTTTAAAAAAGCTGTACCTGCTTATGCAGAAACAGCATAATCGCGGGCAAGACGGAGCCGGAATGGCTACCATAAAACTGGACGTAGCTCCCGGCCGGCAATACATACACCGTCTGCGCGCTACCGGTTCCGGTGCCATCCAGGATATTTTTTCAAAGATCAATGGCAAACTGGATGAAATCAAAAAAGCCAAACCGGAAAAATTCAAGAATACAGATTGGATTAAAAAACATGCTCCCTTTGCCGGAGAAGTGATGCTCGGGCATCTACGTTACGGCACATATGGCAAAAACAGCATGGATACCTGTCATCCTTTTCTGAGGCAGAATAACTGGCAGACCAGAAACCTGGTAGTGGCCGGAAATTTTAACCTCACCAACGTGGATGAACTTTTTGAAAAGCTGGTTGAGCTCGGTCAGCATCCGCGTGAAAAAGCCGATACGATCACCGTTATGGAAAAGATCGGACATTTTTTAGATGAGGAAAATGAACTTCTCTTTCAGAAATTCAAAAAAGCCGGTCATACCAATGCCGAAATCTCCGGACTGATTGCTTCTAATCTGGATGTTGCCGAAGTGCTGCGCAATGCTTCCCGTAAATTCGACGGAGGATATGCCATGGCAGGACTGATGGGGCATGGTGATGCGTTTGTACTCCGTGATCCGAACGGCATTCGCCCCGTGTACTGGCACCAGGACGACGAGGTAGCCGTGATCGCCTCCGAACGCGCCGCCATACAAACCTGTTTCAACCTGCCATTTGAAGACATCAAAGAAATAGAACCCGGACATGCCATCATCATCCGGGCCAATGGAAATGTTACGCAGGAACTGATCAACGATCCCGGTGAAAAACGCTCCTGCTCTTTCGAAAGGATCTATTTCTCTCGTGGGAACGATAAGAACATTTACCAGGAGCGGAAAGCACTGGGAAGATACCTGACCCCGGCGGTGGTGAAAGCCATTGACAACGATATTGACAACACTGTATTCTCCTTCATTCCCAATACCGCCGAAACCGCCTTCATTGGTTTAGTGGATGGGATCAATATGCATCTCGATACCATCAAACGGCATGAGTTCATACAGCTTGGCGGGAAGGTAGCGGATGAAAAGATGATGGCACTCTTGAACCGTCGGCCACGCGTAGAGAAAATAGCTGTAAAAGATATTAAGCTGCGCACCTTCATTACCGATGATTCACACCGTGAAGATCTGGTGGCGCACGTATATGATACCACCTACGGCGTGGTGCGTGCAACGGATAACCTGGTGGTGATCGATGATTCTATAGTGCGCGGAACCACACTTAAGAACAGTATTTTAAGAATTCTGGACCGCCTGGGGCCAAAGCGCATCATTATAGTTTCTTCAGCTCCCCAGATCCGTTATCCCGATTGTTACGGCATTGACATGGCCAAGATGGGCGACTTCGTAGCTTTCCAGGCTGTTATAGAACTTATCCGGGAAAGAAACATGGATGAACTACTGGATGAGGTTTATGAAAAAGCGAAAGCGCAAATGGCAAAGCCCCGGGAGAAATCCCAAAATGTGGTGAAAGCCATTTACGAACCGTTCACTCCCGAAGAAATTTCTGCCAAAGTTGCTCAGCTGCTTACTCCAAAAGAGATGAAAGCGGATGTAAGTGTAATTTATCAATCCATTGAAGGCTTACATCATTCTTGTCATAAGCATACCGGTGACTGGTATTTCACCGGCAACTACCCTACTCCCGGCGGCCATCGCGTGGCGAACCGGGCCTTCATCAATTATATGGAAGGGAAGAATGTGAGGGCGTATTAATCACTTCCCTCTGAAATCTATTCTGTAATAAAAGATCGGCATAAAGCCCAACTGGTATTCTTTAATAATGGGATTCTGAGGATCCCCGGAATACGTTAAGCCCAATTCATTTTCTACACCGAATGCATTCACAAGATCTACGCCAATTTCATGCGTTAGCTTTGACCGGTTGATTTTCAGGCCAAGTTTAAAATCAAAACGGAAATAATCATTAAAGCGCTGAGAATTTCTCAATGAATCATATTCCACAATTTCCCCCCAGAAAATGGAAGCTGCAGTATCCGCAGGGGTAAAGCGCTTGCCTCCGGAATAGGTAGATTTTATGGCAGTAGTTAAGGTGGTGTTCTTACTCTTCCCAAATTTAAATTCCTTCCCAATCAGAAAATTAGTACCCCAACTTCCATCAAAATCTGAGTTGCGCTCCTTTCCATCACTCCCTTTATATAACGCCTGGTAAACAGACGCATTCACCATCATGTACCACTTATCTGCAAATCCTTTTTCATAGGTTATTTCAAATCCAATATTATCCGCTGTGCCTTCATTTACGAGATAACCGGGGAAAAAACGGGAAAATGTACTGCCCTGGTTTACCAAAGAGAAAGAGGAAGGGAAAGTATCTATAGGCACATCAAAAAGATGTTGATAGTAGCATTCTGCCTTCAGGGTAGCGGATTTACCAATAAAACGCTGATATCCTAAAACCGCATGATGACTGTTGGTGAATTGCAGTTCTTTGTTATGCAAATAGTATTTCCCCGCTGAATCAGTGATCTGTGAAAGCGTAATATATGCGGGAATAACCTGGCTATGCAGCCCATATCCCAACGTGAGCGTATTCACCTTTGCAAACGAATATTTCATTCCCGCACGGGGCTCAAGAGCAAAATCTCCATTAAGTGAATAGTACGTCCCATGCAATCCTGCCGTGAAGGAGAGATGATCTGTGCGCTTATATTTCCACTGAAAATAGGGCTGTGCCATGATCCCCGTCTCCTTTGCATCATTTCTGCGTATCCAATAGCCTGCCTGTTCAATAAACAGGGAATCATACATATCATGCACCCAATGATCTGCAATCACCCCTGCTTTAATACTGTGGCTGGCGTTGAACTTCTTGTTGTAGGAAACATTCAGAGATATTTTATCTGATAAGTATTTGTAATCCAGTTTGTCAACCATGGTATCCATTACACCTGTGAGCGAATCGCGCGTGAATATTGTATGAATGGCGCCGGAATACGATTTGTAGTACGACAGAACTCCCTTGAAGTATGTTTTTTCGTTCAGCGATTTGGAATAGGACATACCTATCAACCCCATGCCTGTAGTAAAATACTGATCACGGTTATTATCACCGTATGTCTCTACCTCATCTCTGTTTTTATCACTCAGGATAATATCAATGTCGCTGTATCCCCCTACTCCAAAAAGGGAAAAATTATTGTTTTTCTTTCCGGGGAAATTCAATTTAAACGAAAGGTCCTGGTACTTCGGGGTAGCATTGGTGCCAAGATTGATATTCAGGGCGTCAAAAAAAACAAATGTAGAGTACCGATATGCCAGGAGATAAGTGGATCCGGATTTCTTCGAAATGGGTCCCTCTAAGAATAATTCAGTGCCCAGCAGTCCGAACTGAGCGGAGATCTCGTGCTTTTCATTATTCCCATTACGCATTTTGATATCAAATACCCCGGCATTCGCATTGCCGTATTCAGCCGGAAAAGCACCCATATAAAAGTCGGAAGCTCCGAAAACTTTATTATTCAAAATGGAGATAGCACCTCCTGCAGTTCCGGCCACGGCAAAGTGATTGGGATTGGGAACGTCCACCCCCTCGATACGCCAAAGTAAACCCATAGGAGAATTTCCGCGAATGGTAATATCATTACGGGAATCATCAGATCCGCCGACACCGGCAAAATTAGAAGCCATCCGCCCGGGATCACCCCGGCTGCCCGCATAGCGGTTGGTTTGCTCAATGTCAAATACTTTCACGCTCACAAATCCCATTTCATTGTTGGCGTCTTCCTTTTGTGTCCCTGTGATCTCAACTTCGCCGAGGTTGGTCACGCTTTCCTCCATTTCAATATTCAGAATGGTTTCCTTCCCTGCATCTACAATAACATTCTGGATCAACCGATCCTGGTAACCGATAAAAGAAATGCGTATCACATAGCGACCCAGCGGAACCTTTTCCAGCCGGAAGTTGCCGTTTATATCCGTATTTGCAGAAATCTTCAATGTTGAATCCCCCACAATTTTCACTGCTGCTCCCGGAATACCCATTTGCGACTCCTTATCTACCACTGTTCCCCGAATCGTTTGCGTGATCTGAGAATAAAAAGTCTGCTGGAAGGCAAGAAGGCAGGAAAGGAATAGAACTATTTTCATGGAGTGGTTTTTTCAAATATACATCAGCTATTAAAATAAAAAAGGGCCCGAAAGCCCTATTCTTACTCTGTGAGGTCAAATCCCTCCAAAAACTTGGTGGTATAATTGCCTTTTAAGAAATTTTCGTCCTTCATCAGGCGTAAATGGAAGGGGATGGTGGTTTTAACTCCTTCCACCACAAATTCCGACAGTGCTCTGTACATTTTACTGATGGCTTCATCCCGAGTCTGCGCCATGGTAATGAGCTTCGCGATCATACTGTCGTAATTGGGCGGGATGGTATAGCCTGCGTAAATATGGGAATCTACACGAACACCGTGTCCGCCTGGTACATGCAGGGTAGTGATTTTACCGGGGCAGGGGCGAAAATTATTGAAAGGATCCTCTGCGTTGATGCGGCATTCGATCGCATGCAACTGAGGATAGTAATTTTTTCCCGAAATGGGGACCCCGGCTGCGATCATGATCTGTTCACGGATGAGGTCATAGTCAATCACTTCTTCTGTGATGGGATGTTCCACCTGGATGCGGGTATTCATCTCCATAAAATAGAAATTCCGGTGCTTATCCACGAGAAATTCGACGGTGCCTACTCCTTCATAATTCACGGCCTGACCGGCTCTGATCGCAGATTCTCCCATTTTGTCTCGCAATTCAGGGATCATGAATGGAGATGGTGTTTCTTCCACCAATTTCTGGTGACGGCGCTGAATGGAACAATCTCTTTCCGAGAGATGGCAGACCTTTCCGTATTGATCTCCGGCGATCTGTATCTCTATGTGCCGCGGTTCTTCGATATACTTTTCCATATACATGGCACCGTTGCCAAAAGCGGCTTCGGCTTCCTTGCTGGCGGATTCAAAGTGAGCGGAAAATTCCTCTTCCTTCCAGATAATCCGCATTCCTCTTCCACCGCCACCGGCGGTGGCTTTAATGATCACAGGATATCCGATATCTGCGGCAAGGCGTTTCCCTTCTTCTGCATCTGTCAGCAATCCTTCAGAGCCGGGCACGCAAGGAACGCCGGCTTTTATCATTGTTGCCTTGGCATTCGACTTATCCCCCATTCCATCTATCTGTTCGGGAGTTGCACCGATGAATTTGATCTTATGTTCTGCACAGATCCTGGAGAACTTTGAGTTTTCACTCAGGAATCCGTAACCCGGGTGAATAGCATCTGCATTGGTAATTTCTGCTGCCGAAATAATGCTTGGAATATCGAGGTAAGATTCCTTGCTGGGAGGAGGTCCTATACAAACTGCTTCGTCTGCAAACTTCAC
Coding sequences within:
- a CDS encoding tetratricopeptide repeat protein, giving the protein MRHLLLCYIFLSSALSFSQNHSLIDSLQQILKTAGQDTVRVNAWNTIGYEYRRMSWDSTFQYASKALKLARKIKDRKGEALALNNIGISFHFRALYDSALSYYGRALKIRTEIKEMKGIASCHTNMGIIQYLKGNYDTAMGRHRKAFQIQKQLKDTNGLANTSNNMASVYRYQGNYEKALELFIQALHFYERSGDQAGRLYALNNIGIIYASLDQHEKAIATYKEGIVVAEKTSDNFILAVLYTNLGIELLDLKRTGEAIVYFEKGYRLAKEINTHQGMATCATNLGRAYLDMNQLPRAAAYVKEALTYYNKSGEKQGQVSAMNLLAQVYIAGKDRGSAEQLLNQSLKICKEVGLMDHLETVYFHLYTIAKERNDSKTALTWFKLHCHLKDSLLNSNNSNSITELQARFETEKKEKQILLLEKEQTLLGTQLEEQKSSLITTNITLLALGLLIALSALLVAVVIRTLKRRKKINEELTHLNISILSKKEVIEQHNEEIQRNLVLAGEIQAGILPRTDVLQKHLKEYFLLFQPKEAVSGDFYWVKEVTDGILAAVVDCTGHGVPGAYMSVMAYEFLEDICRKNNNLSPAGILNALNKRLFEQQKESSFSENPGLDIGIVLIRPGRKEIIYSGSRQPLWHLKQGSTELKEVKADKKFMGLHPDTNFSEILIKTESGDVLYLFSDGYADQIGEQSKKKMLAQVFREKIIQGAGELADMKWQEKLLAEFFEQWKGNREQVDDVTILGIRL
- a CDS encoding tetratricopeptide repeat protein; the protein is MKKLFLFLLCVSISSLWAGESIVDSLLRVIPQTANTQKVDLIADLVYEYENLGNYSEAVRMGDWGLRLADSLGYAPGKGMLYNHLGAVYKARGDFQKALKYFQNAERILTEIRSERGLASLRLNLGNLYNSLGKKDKAEAYYLKSLEFGKKANDPRIMAVCYSNIGALKHMANKLNEAEYFYNLSLKLKESIGDSAGAATLYNNLGIVYFDKGDFKKAESYYQKYYNLAVQFGMKIDAVTGKLNLGEIYTYLGKFDEGIRILEEGLQDAVNLHARELEQAAYETLQIVWEQKENAGKALFYAEQLRNLKDSLLNEENAQTMAELETLFETEKKEQEINLLTKENTIRDLESKKADAELTRKNTLKYGSIAGVVLLFSLLFFFLKSSADQKKSNQLMEEKNKELEFQNTILEQKNALIHDSIEYAGIIQRTLFPSDEVLLKEFGGIRLERKPDQPIANYACAIERTNTSPVLFFVQSHLHGVSGSLHALRVYHELRNYCFTNLTFDPKKVMDYIRKHGSAQWKAVAAYKQSGSPELRLKGHQDLEDKLRTL
- a CDS encoding amidophosphoribosyltransferase, with translation MSDEIKHECGIAVIRLLKPLHYYQEKYGTPFYGLKKLYLLMQKQHNRGQDGAGMATIKLDVAPGRQYIHRLRATGSGAIQDIFSKINGKLDEIKKAKPEKFKNTDWIKKHAPFAGEVMLGHLRYGTYGKNSMDTCHPFLRQNNWQTRNLVVAGNFNLTNVDELFEKLVELGQHPREKADTITVMEKIGHFLDEENELLFQKFKKAGHTNAEISGLIASNLDVAEVLRNASRKFDGGYAMAGLMGHGDAFVLRDPNGIRPVYWHQDDEVAVIASERAAIQTCFNLPFEDIKEIEPGHAIIIRANGNVTQELINDPGEKRSCSFERIYFSRGNDKNIYQERKALGRYLTPAVVKAIDNDIDNTVFSFIPNTAETAFIGLVDGINMHLDTIKRHEFIQLGGKVADEKMMALLNRRPRVEKIAVKDIKLRTFITDDSHREDLVAHVYDTTYGVVRATDNLVVIDDSIVRGTTLKNSILRILDRLGPKRIIIVSSAPQIRYPDCYGIDMAKMGDFVAFQAVIELIRERNMDELLDEVYEKAKAQMAKPREKSQNVVKAIYEPFTPEEISAKVAQLLTPKEMKADVSVIYQSIEGLHHSCHKHTGDWYFTGNYPTPGGHRVANRAFINYMEGKNVRAY
- a CDS encoding TonB-dependent receptor, producing MKIVLFLSCLLAFQQTFYSQITQTIRGTVVDKESQMGIPGAAVKIVGDSTLKISANTDINGNFRLEKVPLGRYVIRISFIGYQDRLIQNVIVDAGKETILNIEMEESVTNLGEVEITGTQKEDANNEMGFVSVKVFDIEQTNRYAGSRGDPGRMASNFAGVGGSDDSRNDITIRGNSPMGLLWRIEGVDVPNPNHFAVAGTAGGAISILNNKVFGASDFYMGAFPAEYGNANAGVFDIKMRNGNNEKHEISAQFGLLGTELFLEGPISKKSGSTYLLAYRYSTFVFFDALNINLGTNATPKYQDLSFKLNFPGKKNNNFSLFGVGGYSDIDIILSDKNRDEVETYGDNNRDQYFTTGMGLIGMSYSKSLNEKTYFKGVLSYYKSYSGAIHTIFTRDSLTGVMDTMVDKLDYKYLSDKISLNVSYNKKFNASHSIKAGVIADHWVHDMYDSLFIEQAGYWIRRNDAKETGIMAQPYFQWKYKRTDHLSFTAGLHGTYYSLNGDFALEPRAGMKYSFAKVNTLTLGYGLHSQVIPAYITLSQITDSAGKYYLHNKELQFTNSHHAVLGYQRFIGKSATLKAECYYQHLFDVPIDTFPSSFSLVNQGSTFSRFFPGYLVNEGTADNIGFEITYEKGFADKWYMMVNASVYQALYKGSDGKERNSDFDGSWGTNFLIGKEFKFGKSKNTTLTTAIKSTYSGGKRFTPADTAASIFWGEIVEYDSLRNSQRFNDYFRFDFKLGLKINRSKLTHEIGVDLVNAFGVENELGLTYSGDPQNPIIKEYQLGFMPIFYYRIDFRGK
- the accC gene encoding acetyl-CoA carboxylase biotin carboxylase subunit, whose protein sequence is MFKKILIANRGEIAMRIIRSCREMGIKTVAVYSTADKESLHVKFADEAVCIGPPPSKESYLDIPSIISAAEITNADAIHPGYGFLSENSKFSRICAEHKIKFIGATPEQIDGMGDKSNAKATMIKAGVPCVPGSEGLLTDAEEGKRLAADIGYPVIIKATAGGGGRGMRIIWKEEEFSAHFESASKEAEAAFGNGAMYMEKYIEEPRHIEIQIAGDQYGKVCHLSERDCSIQRRHQKLVEETPSPFMIPELRDKMGESAIRAGQAVNYEGVGTVEFLVDKHRNFYFMEMNTRIQVEHPITEEVIDYDLIREQIMIAAGVPISGKNYYPQLHAIECRINAEDPFNNFRPCPGKITTLHVPGGHGVRVDSHIYAGYTIPPNYDSMIAKLITMAQTRDEAISKMYRALSEFVVEGVKTTIPFHLRLMKDENFLKGNYTTKFLEGFDLTE